One part of the Mycobacterium marinum genome encodes these proteins:
- the coaE gene encoding dephospho-CoA kinase yields MLRIGLTGGIGAGKSALSATFAECGGIIVDGDVLAREVVEPGTEGLAALVDAFGHDILLPDGALDRPGLAAKAFRDEASRSKLNGIVHPLVARRRAEIIAAVSDDAVVVEDIPLLVESGMAPLFPLVVVVHADMEVRLRRLVHQRGMSEDDARARIAAQASDEQRRAIADVWLDNSGSLDALVERARDVWNNRILPFAHNLSVGQIARFPARVVPADPSWPEQAQRIVARLKTTCGHKASRVDHIGSTAVAGFDAKDVIDIQVTVESLAVADELAEGLRSAGYPRLEHITQDNPKEDPRSLIDHYDHGRDPALWHKRFHASADPGRPTNVHIRVDGWPNQQFALLFVDWLRANPGARADYLAIKRDAEKQAALAGGGGVEHYVTTKEPWFLDAYRRAWEWADSTGWRP; encoded by the coding sequence ATGCTGCGCATCGGGCTTACCGGTGGCATCGGTGCCGGAAAGTCGGCGCTGTCTGCGACATTCGCAGAATGTGGCGGCATCATCGTCGACGGCGATGTGCTGGCTCGCGAAGTAGTTGAGCCGGGTACCGAAGGACTGGCCGCGCTGGTCGATGCCTTCGGCCATGACATCCTGCTGCCCGATGGGGCACTGGATCGGCCGGGGCTGGCTGCCAAGGCGTTTCGGGATGAGGCGTCACGCTCGAAGCTCAACGGCATCGTGCACCCGCTGGTGGCCCGCCGTCGCGCCGAGATCATCGCGGCAGTATCCGATGACGCGGTTGTCGTAGAGGACATTCCGCTGCTGGTGGAATCGGGGATGGCTCCGCTGTTCCCGCTCGTGGTTGTCGTGCATGCCGACATGGAGGTACGGCTACGACGACTGGTCCACCAGCGCGGCATGTCCGAAGACGATGCCCGCGCCAGGATTGCCGCACAGGCTAGCGATGAGCAGCGTCGTGCCATCGCCGATGTCTGGCTAGACAATTCCGGCAGCCTCGATGCGTTGGTCGAGCGTGCGCGTGACGTGTGGAACAACAGGATCCTGCCTTTCGCCCACAACCTGAGCGTGGGTCAGATTGCGCGGTTTCCTGCCCGTGTGGTGCCGGCAGACCCAAGTTGGCCAGAGCAGGCGCAGCGCATCGTTGCGCGCCTCAAGACCACATGCGGTCACAAGGCGTCGCGGGTCGACCACATCGGCTCGACCGCTGTCGCGGGATTCGATGCCAAAGACGTCATCGACATCCAGGTCACCGTCGAATCACTTGCGGTAGCAGACGAACTGGCCGAGGGGCTGCGCTCGGCCGGTTATCCGCGCCTCGAGCACATCACCCAGGACAACCCCAAAGAAGACCCGCGCAGCCTCATCGACCACTACGACCACGGTCGTGACCCTGCGTTGTGGCATAAGCGTTTTCATGCCTCCGCGGACCCAGGCCGACCGACGAATGTGCACATTCGGGTGGATGGCTGGCCCAATCAGCAGTTCGCCCTGCTGTTCGTGGACTGGCTGCGGGCCAATCCCGGGGCCCGCGCCGATTATCTGGCCATCAAGCGCGACGCAGAAAAGCAGGCGGCGCTCGCTGGCGGCGGCGGCGTGGAGCATTACGTCACCACAAAGGAGCCCTGGTTTCTCGACGCCTACCGGCGGGCATGGGAGTGGGCCGACTCGACCGGATGGCGGCCGTAG
- a CDS encoding DNA polymerase ligase N-terminal domain-containing protein encodes MPLRDNRHNWQSDQGVRHRGRRRWKKRKPDEGPRFVVQHHAAGSGHYDFRLEIGGVLVSWAIPSGPSTNPEYKRMARRTENHPVKWASSKGVIPDAACGAGVVVVWDQGTYANRTQHEMTKGLDRGHLSFHLHGQKLRGGYALTRIREGSEEAWLLVKRSDDHAVAPSQAMGNEPESP; translated from the coding sequence ATGCCCCTCCGCGACAACCGCCACAACTGGCAATCCGACCAAGGCGTCCGACACCGGGGACGGCGCCGCTGGAAGAAGCGCAAACCCGACGAAGGGCCGCGTTTTGTCGTCCAGCATCACGCGGCAGGCAGCGGTCACTATGACTTCCGCCTCGAGATCGGCGGTGTCCTCGTATCCTGGGCGATCCCCAGCGGTCCGTCGACCAACCCCGAGTACAAGCGGATGGCCCGTCGCACCGAGAATCACCCCGTCAAATGGGCCTCATCCAAGGGAGTGATTCCCGACGCCGCATGCGGTGCCGGCGTTGTCGTCGTCTGGGACCAGGGCACCTACGCCAACAGAACCCAACATGAAATGACCAAAGGGCTCGATCGAGGTCATCTGTCGTTTCACTTGCACGGCCAGAAGTTGAGGGGCGGCTACGCCCTCACCCGGATTCGGGAGGGCAGCGAAGAGGCCTGGCTACTGGTCAAACGCAGCGACGATCATGCCGTTGCACCCAGCCAAGCGATGGGAAACGAACCCGAATCGCCGTGA
- a CDS encoding DUF402 domain-containing protein, translating to MRAVDEYAMHPWGLYLARPTPGRAQFHYLESWLLPSLGLRATVFHFNPGHERDFDYYLDVGEYTAGPAKWHSEDHYIDIEVRTGQGAKLADVDELLGAFHHGLLTPEAAEQAVHRAVSAVDGLAHHDYDLVRWLASKGMALTWRPT from the coding sequence GTGCGGGCGGTCGATGAGTATGCGATGCACCCGTGGGGGCTCTACCTGGCCCGGCCCACTCCGGGCCGCGCCCAATTCCACTACCTCGAGTCGTGGCTGTTGCCGTCGTTGGGGTTGCGCGCCACGGTCTTCCACTTCAATCCGGGGCATGAGCGCGATTTCGACTATTACCTCGACGTGGGCGAATACACCGCGGGTCCCGCGAAATGGCACTCCGAGGACCACTACATCGACATCGAAGTTCGCACTGGTCAGGGCGCGAAACTGGCTGACGTCGACGAGTTGCTGGGCGCCTTTCACCACGGCCTGCTGACCCCCGAGGCGGCCGAGCAAGCGGTGCACAGGGCGGTGTCCGCGGTCGATGGGCTGGCCCACCACGATTACGACCTGGTGCGGTGGCTGGCGTCCAAGGGCATGGCGCTCACATGGCGGCCCACGTGA
- the uvrB gene encoding excinuclease ABC subunit UvrB, protein MAFATEHPADHVPVAHSEYRAVDDVVRTGASFEVISPHDPAGDQPAAINELERRIRAGERDVVLLGATGTGKSATTAWLIERLQRPTLVMAPNKTLAAQLANELREMLPHNAVEYFVSYYDYYQPEAYIAQTDTYIEKDSSINDDVERLRHSATSALLSRRDVVVVASVSCIYGLGTPQSYLDRSVELQVGTDVPRDGLLRLLVDVQYTRNDLSFTRGSFRVRGDTVEIIPSYEELAVRIEFFGDEIEALYYLHPLTGDVVRQVDSLRIFPATHYVAGPERMAQAISTIEEELAERLAELEGHGKLLEAQRLRMRTNYDIEMMRQVGFCSGIENYSRHIDGRPAGSAPATLLDYFPEDFLLVIDESHVTVPQIGGMYEGDISRKRNLVEFGFRLPSAVDNRPLQWEEFADRIGQTVYLSATPGPYELSQSGGEFVEQVIRPTGLVDPKVVVKPTKGQIDDLIGEIRQRAEADQRVLVTTLTKKMAEDLTDYLLEMGIRVRYLHSEVDTLRRVELLRQLRLGEYDVLVGINLLREGLDLPEVSLVAILDADKEGFLRSARSLIQTIGRAARNVSGEVHMYADKITDSMKEAIDETERRRAKQVAYNEANGIDPQPLRKKIADILDQVYREADDTEAAESVPIGGSGRNSSRGRRAQGEPGRAVSAGVFEGRDTSAMPRAELADLIKDLTSQMMVAARDLQFELAARFRDEIADLKKELRGMDAAGLK, encoded by the coding sequence ATGGCTTTTGCCACTGAGCATCCTGCCGACCACGTGCCGGTCGCGCATTCGGAATACCGTGCCGTCGATGACGTGGTGCGTACCGGCGCCAGTTTCGAGGTAATCAGCCCGCACGATCCAGCCGGCGATCAGCCGGCCGCGATCAACGAACTGGAACGCAGAATCCGAGCCGGCGAGCGTGACGTGGTGCTGCTCGGCGCCACCGGAACCGGCAAGTCGGCTACCACGGCGTGGCTGATCGAACGATTGCAGCGGCCCACCCTGGTGATGGCGCCGAACAAGACCCTGGCTGCGCAGCTGGCCAATGAGCTGCGAGAGATGCTGCCGCACAACGCTGTCGAGTACTTCGTGTCGTACTACGACTACTACCAGCCCGAGGCGTATATCGCCCAGACCGACACCTACATCGAAAAGGACAGCTCCATCAACGATGACGTGGAGCGGCTGCGGCACTCCGCGACCTCCGCGCTGCTGTCGCGGCGTGACGTGGTGGTGGTGGCCTCGGTGTCCTGTATCTATGGTCTGGGCACCCCCCAGTCCTACCTGGATCGTTCGGTCGAACTGCAGGTCGGCACCGACGTCCCACGCGACGGCCTGCTGCGGCTGCTGGTGGACGTGCAGTACACCCGCAACGACCTGTCTTTCACTCGCGGTTCCTTCCGGGTGCGCGGTGACACCGTGGAAATCATCCCGTCCTATGAGGAGCTGGCGGTCCGCATCGAGTTCTTCGGCGACGAAATCGAGGCGCTCTATTACCTTCACCCGCTGACCGGCGACGTGGTCCGGCAGGTCGATTCGCTACGCATCTTCCCGGCCACCCACTATGTGGCCGGGCCGGAGCGGATGGCACAGGCGATCTCCACGATCGAGGAGGAGCTTGCCGAGCGCCTCGCCGAACTCGAGGGCCACGGCAAGCTGCTGGAGGCGCAGCGGCTGCGGATGCGCACCAACTACGACATCGAGATGATGCGGCAGGTCGGGTTCTGCTCGGGCATCGAGAACTACTCGCGCCACATCGACGGACGGCCCGCCGGCTCAGCTCCTGCAACGCTGTTGGACTACTTCCCGGAGGATTTCCTGCTGGTCATCGACGAGTCACACGTCACCGTTCCGCAGATCGGCGGCATGTATGAGGGCGACATTTCGCGCAAGCGCAACTTGGTGGAGTTCGGATTCCGGTTGCCCTCGGCGGTGGACAATCGTCCGTTGCAGTGGGAGGAGTTCGCCGATCGGATTGGGCAGACGGTGTACCTGTCGGCCACGCCGGGGCCCTACGAACTGAGCCAGTCCGGCGGTGAATTTGTCGAGCAGGTGATTCGTCCGACCGGCTTGGTGGATCCCAAGGTGGTGGTCAAACCGACCAAGGGACAGATTGACGATCTCATCGGCGAGATCCGGCAGCGGGCCGAGGCCGACCAGCGGGTGCTGGTGACGACGCTGACCAAGAAGATGGCCGAAGACCTCACCGATTACCTGCTCGAGATGGGTATCCGGGTTCGCTACCTGCACTCCGAGGTCGACACGTTGCGCCGGGTCGAGCTGCTGCGCCAGCTGCGACTTGGTGAGTATGACGTGCTGGTCGGCATCAACCTGCTTCGTGAGGGCCTGGACCTGCCGGAAGTGTCGCTGGTGGCCATCTTGGACGCCGACAAGGAGGGCTTCCTGAGGTCGGCGCGCAGCCTGATCCAGACGATCGGCCGCGCCGCCCGCAACGTATCCGGTGAAGTGCACATGTACGCCGACAAGATCACCGACTCGATGAAGGAAGCGATCGACGAAACCGAGCGGCGGCGGGCAAAACAGGTCGCCTACAACGAGGCCAACGGGATCGACCCCCAGCCACTGCGCAAGAAGATCGCCGACATCCTCGACCAGGTCTACCGGGAGGCGGACGACACCGAAGCCGCGGAGTCAGTTCCGATCGGTGGGTCGGGTCGCAACTCATCCCGGGGCCGGCGGGCCCAGGGTGAACCCGGCCGGGCCGTCAGCGCCGGGGTATTCGAGGGTCGCGATACCTCGGCTATGCCCCGCGCCGAGCTGGCCGACCTGATCAAAGACCTGACCTCGCAGATGATGGTCGCGGCGCGCGACCTCCAATTCGAGTTGGCCGCCCGGTTCCGCGACGAGATCGCCGATCTCAAGAAGGAGTTGC